A DNA window from Motilibacter rhizosphaerae contains the following coding sequences:
- a CDS encoding multidrug effflux MFS transporter, with protein sequence MSVVSVSSVRALSARWGTSATAPATPRARLKLIGVLGLLVALQPFTFDLYLPALPALTRSLSTTDAQVQLTLTGTLLGAGAGQLVVGALSDRFGRRRPLLAGIAVHIVASVLCALAPTVEVLGVLRVLQGFGAASAAVTAMAVVRDLYTGSAAAAMISRLILVVGVSPVLAPSVGAALLRTTDWRGIFVTLALLGSALGLLSGLVLRETLPVGRRHSGGMRDTAGAYRILARDRAFLGLTTIAAASMGVVFAYVSGSTFVLQDQYGLSEQQFGLVFAVNAIALIGTPQLNVVLLRRWSPEQLLGASLAYAVVLAVALLAVTATGFGGLPVLLVVLFLTLVSCGLVGPNTGAMALSRHGESAGTAASVLGTLQSLSGAVMAPLVGLLGNDALAMGAVISGLLGTAAAVHLLVVRPQQALEAPRSYADLPVVVGH encoded by the coding sequence ATGTCCGTCGTGTCCGTGTCCAGCGTCCGCGCCCTCTCCGCGCGGTGGGGCACCTCCGCCACCGCACCCGCGACGCCGCGCGCCCGGCTCAAGCTCATCGGCGTGCTCGGCCTGCTCGTGGCGCTGCAGCCGTTCACCTTCGACCTCTACCTCCCGGCCCTGCCGGCGCTCACCCGCAGCCTCTCGACGACCGACGCGCAGGTGCAGCTCACGCTCACCGGGACGCTGCTCGGGGCGGGTGCCGGGCAGCTCGTCGTCGGCGCGCTGTCCGACCGCTTCGGCCGCCGGCGCCCGCTGCTCGCGGGCATCGCGGTGCACATCGTCGCGAGCGTCCTCTGCGCGCTCGCGCCGACCGTCGAGGTGCTCGGGGTGCTCCGCGTCCTGCAGGGGTTCGGCGCGGCCTCCGCCGCGGTCACGGCCATGGCCGTGGTCCGCGACCTCTACACCGGCTCCGCGGCCGCGGCGATGATCTCGCGGCTCATCCTCGTCGTGGGCGTCTCGCCGGTGCTGGCCCCGAGCGTCGGTGCCGCCCTGCTCCGCACGACCGACTGGCGCGGCATCTTCGTCACCCTCGCGCTGCTGGGCTCGGCCCTCGGCCTGCTGTCGGGGCTGGTGCTGCGCGAGACCCTGCCCGTCGGGCGGCGCCACTCCGGCGGGATGCGGGACACCGCCGGGGCGTACCGCATCCTCGCGCGGGACCGCGCCTTCCTCGGCCTCACCACCATCGCCGCGGCGAGCATGGGCGTGGTGTTCGCCTACGTCTCGGGCTCGACGTTCGTCCTGCAGGACCAGTACGGCCTGTCCGAGCAGCAGTTCGGGCTGGTCTTCGCGGTCAACGCCATCGCGCTCATCGGCACCCCGCAGCTCAACGTCGTGCTGCTGCGCCGGTGGAGCCCCGAGCAGCTGCTCGGTGCCAGCCTGGCGTACGCCGTGGTGCTCGCCGTCGCACTGCTCGCCGTGACCGCGACCGGCTTCGGGGGCCTGCCCGTCCTGCTCGTCGTGCTCTTCCTCACGCTGGTCTCCTGCGGGCTCGTCGGCCCGAACACCGGCGCGATGGCGCTGTCGCGGCACGGCGAGTCGGCGGGGACGGCGGCCTCCGTGCTGGGGACGCTGCAGTCGCTCTCCGGCGCGGTCATGGCCCCGCTCGTCGGCCTGCTCGGCAACGACGCCCTGGCCATGGGGGCTGTCATCTCCGGCCTGCTCGGCACCGCCGCCGCCGTGCACCTGCTCGTCGTCCGGCCGCAGCAGGCGCTCGAGGCCCCGCGGTCGTACGCCGACCTGCCGGTCGTGGTCGGGCACTAG
- a CDS encoding ribonuclease J, which translates to MNNPHRELGRPGKLPAGGLRVIALGGLGEIGRNMTVFEHDGKLLVVDCGVLFPEEHQPGVDVILPDFSAIRDRLQDIVAIVLTHGHEDHIGGVPYLLKERQDIPVVGSKLTLAFIEAKLKEHRIIPRLVEVKEGDRRGFGPFDVEFVAVNHSIPDGLAVAIRTAAGLVLHTGDFKMDQFPLDKRITDLRAFARLGEEGVDLFLTDSTNAEVPGFTVSEAELNPAIEQVFRTAPRRVIVSSFASHVHRIQQVLDAAQKHGRKVAFVGRSMVRNMGIARDLGYLDVPKGLVVDLKALERMPANQVAIVCTGSQGEPMAALSRMANRDHVIRIGEGDTVLLASSLIPGNENSIYRVINGLSRWGANVVHKGNAKVHVSGHASAGELSYCYNIVQPSNVMPVHGEWRHLRANGDIAVRTGVERDRVVLADNGVVVDLVDGRAKVVGKVPAGFVYVSGTTVGSVTEASLKDRLTLAAEGVITVVAIVDTRTGRLAEPPDFLVRGFVHDEKVVEESVPLIEQALEKAAGEGIGDQRQLEEIISRAVAQWAWRAHKRNPIVLPVVIEE; encoded by the coding sequence ATGAACAACCCGCACCGCGAGCTCGGCCGTCCCGGCAAGCTTCCCGCCGGCGGCCTGCGCGTCATCGCGCTCGGCGGCCTCGGCGAGATCGGCCGCAACATGACGGTCTTCGAGCACGACGGCAAGCTGCTCGTCGTCGACTGCGGCGTGCTCTTCCCCGAGGAGCACCAGCCCGGCGTCGACGTCATCCTGCCGGACTTCTCGGCCATCCGGGACCGGCTGCAGGACATCGTCGCGATCGTGCTCACGCACGGCCACGAGGACCACATCGGGGGCGTGCCGTACCTCCTCAAGGAGCGGCAGGACATCCCGGTCGTCGGCTCGAAGCTGACGCTGGCCTTCATCGAGGCCAAGCTCAAGGAGCACCGGATCATCCCGCGCCTCGTCGAGGTCAAGGAGGGCGACCGCCGCGGCTTCGGCCCCTTCGACGTCGAGTTCGTCGCGGTCAACCACTCGATCCCCGACGGGCTCGCGGTCGCGATCCGCACCGCCGCGGGGCTCGTGCTCCACACCGGCGACTTCAAGATGGACCAGTTCCCGCTGGACAAGCGGATCACCGACCTGCGGGCCTTCGCGCGGCTCGGCGAGGAGGGGGTCGACCTCTTCCTCACCGACAGCACCAACGCCGAGGTCCCGGGCTTCACCGTCTCCGAGGCCGAGCTCAACCCCGCGATCGAGCAGGTGTTCCGGACCGCCCCGCGCCGGGTCATCGTCAGCAGCTTCGCGAGCCACGTGCACCGCATCCAGCAGGTGCTCGACGCGGCGCAGAAGCACGGCCGCAAGGTCGCGTTCGTCGGCCGCTCGATGGTGCGCAACATGGGCATCGCCCGTGACCTCGGCTACCTCGACGTGCCCAAGGGGCTCGTCGTGGACCTCAAGGCCCTGGAGCGGATGCCCGCCAACCAGGTCGCGATCGTCTGCACGGGCTCGCAGGGCGAGCCCATGGCCGCGCTGTCCCGGATGGCCAACCGCGACCACGTCATCCGCATCGGCGAGGGCGACACGGTGCTGCTCGCCTCGTCGCTGATCCCGGGCAACGAGAACTCCATCTACCGCGTCATCAACGGGCTCTCCCGCTGGGGCGCCAACGTCGTGCACAAGGGCAACGCCAAGGTGCACGTCTCCGGGCACGCCAGCGCCGGCGAGCTGTCGTACTGCTACAACATCGTCCAGCCCAGCAACGTCATGCCGGTCCACGGCGAGTGGCGCCACCTGCGCGCCAACGGCGACATCGCCGTCCGTACCGGCGTGGAGCGCGACCGCGTCGTGCTGGCCGACAACGGCGTCGTCGTCGACCTCGTCGACGGCCGCGCGAAGGTCGTGGGCAAGGTCCCGGCCGGGTTCGTCTACGTCTCCGGCACCACCGTCGGCTCGGTCACCGAGGCTTCCCTCAAGGACCGCCTGACGCTCGCCGCCGAGGGCGTCATCACCGTCGTCGCGATCGTCGACACGCGTACGGGCCGGCTGGCCGAGCCCCCGGACTTCCTCGTCCGCGGCTTCGTCCACGACGAGAAGGTCGTGGAGGAGAGCGTCCCGCTCATCGAGCAGGCGCTCGAGAAGGCGGCGGGGGAGGGCATCGGCGACCAGCGCCAGCTCGAGGAGATCATCTCCCGCGCCGTGGCCCAGTGGGCCTGGCGGGCGCACAAGCGCAACCCGATCGTGCTTCCGGTCGTCATCGAGGAGTAG
- a CDS encoding SprT-like domain-containing protein, translating into MDLDDARRLAQALLAEHGLHDWTFRYDRARTRAGLCDARARVVSLSRALTELHDEAEVRETLLHEVAHALVGPGHGHDAVWRATARRIGASGERCVPATAARVEGEWVGTCPAGHTTSAHRSPVRVRSCRRCSDRFSLDAVFAWTRAGEPADLHPRYRAELARLRAAAAAAGGQGPDAVPAPRTPAAPLLEVGARVLVVAPGPYRGTRGTVLKRGRTRYHLRTASGVLTAPFAAVAPLPAAPRSPVRGRRHPSVAARHPRV; encoded by the coding sequence ATGGACCTCGACGACGCCCGCCGGCTGGCGCAGGCCCTGCTCGCCGAGCACGGGCTGCACGACTGGACCTTCCGCTACGACCGGGCACGGACGCGTGCCGGGCTGTGCGACGCCCGGGCCCGGGTGGTGTCGCTCAGCCGCGCGCTGACCGAGCTGCACGACGAGGCCGAGGTGCGCGAGACGCTGCTCCACGAGGTCGCCCACGCCCTGGTCGGCCCGGGGCACGGCCACGACGCGGTCTGGCGCGCCACCGCCCGGCGGATCGGCGCGAGCGGGGAGCGCTGCGTGCCGGCGACCGCGGCGCGGGTCGAGGGCGAGTGGGTCGGGACGTGCCCGGCCGGCCACACGACCAGCGCGCACCGCAGCCCCGTCCGCGTCCGCTCCTGCCGGCGCTGCAGCGACCGCTTCTCCCTGGACGCGGTCTTCGCGTGGACGCGCGCCGGAGAGCCCGCCGACCTCCACCCGCGCTACCGCGCCGAGCTCGCCCGGCTGCGCGCCGCCGCGGCCGCTGCGGGCGGTCAGGGTCCGGACGCCGTCCCGGCGCCCCGCACGCCGGCGGCGCCGCTGCTCGAGGTGGGGGCGCGGGTGCTCGTCGTGGCGCCGGGGCCCTACCGCGGGACCCGCGGCACGGTGCTCAAGCGGGGGCGCACCCGCTACCACCTGCGCACGGCGAGCGGGGTCCTCACGGCCCCGTTCGCCGCGGTCGCCCCGCTGCCCGCGGCGCCGCGCTCCCCCGTCCGGGGGCGGCGCCACCCGTCCGTGGCGGCGCGGCACCCGCGCGTGTGA
- a CDS encoding peptide chain release factor 3, translated as MTPPAETLPAASTTAGGSPGSAVAEGSRRRTFAVISHPDAGKSTLTEALALHAAVISEAGAVHGKAGRRGTVSDWMEMERNRGISITSSVLQFGYGDAVINLLDTPGHADFSEDTYRVLAAVDSAVMLLDAAKGLEPQTLKLFEVCRAGRVPIITVINKWDRPGKEALELLDEIERTIGLHCTPLNWPVGIAGDFRGLLDRRTGEYVRFTRTAGGAKAAPQEVLKPVDAEEREGDAWVTAVEESELLSASDADLDLEAYLAEQATPVLFSSAVQNFGVRQLLDALVELAPAPAAKPTADGGERPLDAPFSAYVFKVQAGMDQAHRDKVAYARVVSGVFERGMVVTHEPTGKPFHTKYAQAMFGRERTTVETAYPGDVIGLVNANALRVGDALYVDEPVRFPSIPSFAPEHFSVIRAKDTGRYKQFRRGIEQLDQEGVVQVLRSELRGDQAPVLAAVGPMQFEVAAYRMEHEFGAVVSMEPLEYSLAMRTTPDAADKLTRLPGAELMVRSDGQALALFVNRWRYTTVKRENPDLLLEPLVGSSVAGQ; from the coding sequence ATGACCCCCCCTGCGGAGACCCTTCCCGCTGCCTCGACGACGGCAGGCGGATCTCCCGGCTCGGCGGTGGCCGAGGGCTCGCGGCGGCGCACGTTCGCGGTCATCTCCCACCCCGACGCCGGCAAGTCGACGCTCACCGAGGCGCTGGCGCTGCACGCCGCCGTCATCTCCGAGGCGGGCGCGGTCCACGGCAAGGCGGGCCGGCGCGGCACCGTGTCCGACTGGATGGAGATGGAGCGCAACCGCGGCATCTCCATCACCTCGAGCGTGCTGCAGTTCGGCTACGGCGACGCCGTCATCAACCTGCTCGACACCCCGGGCCACGCCGACTTCTCCGAGGACACCTACCGCGTGCTCGCGGCCGTCGACAGCGCGGTCATGCTGCTCGACGCCGCCAAGGGGCTCGAGCCGCAGACGCTCAAGCTGTTCGAGGTCTGCCGCGCCGGGCGCGTCCCGATCATCACCGTCATCAACAAGTGGGACCGGCCCGGCAAGGAGGCGCTCGAGCTGCTCGACGAGATCGAGCGCACGATCGGCCTGCACTGCACCCCGCTCAACTGGCCGGTGGGCATCGCCGGCGACTTCCGCGGGCTGCTCGACCGGCGCACGGGGGAGTACGTCCGCTTCACCCGCACCGCAGGTGGCGCGAAGGCCGCGCCCCAGGAGGTGCTCAAGCCCGTCGACGCCGAGGAGCGCGAGGGCGACGCCTGGGTGACGGCGGTCGAGGAGAGCGAGCTGCTCTCCGCGAGCGACGCCGACCTCGACCTGGAGGCCTACCTCGCCGAGCAGGCGACGCCGGTGCTCTTCTCCTCCGCGGTGCAGAACTTCGGGGTCCGCCAGCTGCTCGACGCCCTCGTCGAGCTCGCGCCCGCCCCCGCGGCGAAGCCGACCGCCGATGGCGGCGAGCGCCCGCTCGACGCGCCGTTCTCGGCCTACGTCTTCAAGGTGCAGGCCGGCATGGACCAGGCGCACCGCGACAAGGTCGCGTACGCCCGGGTGGTCTCCGGCGTCTTCGAGCGCGGCATGGTCGTCACGCACGAGCCGACCGGCAAGCCGTTCCACACCAAGTACGCCCAGGCGATGTTCGGCCGGGAGCGCACGACGGTGGAGACGGCGTACCCCGGGGACGTCATCGGGCTCGTCAACGCCAACGCGCTGCGCGTGGGCGACGCGCTCTACGTCGACGAGCCCGTCCGCTTCCCCTCGATCCCGAGCTTCGCGCCGGAGCACTTCAGCGTGATCCGCGCCAAGGACACGGGCCGCTACAAGCAGTTCCGCCGCGGCATCGAGCAGCTCGACCAGGAGGGCGTCGTCCAGGTGCTGCGCAGCGAGCTGCGCGGCGACCAGGCGCCGGTCCTCGCCGCGGTCGGCCCGATGCAGTTCGAGGTCGCGGCCTACCGCATGGAGCACGAGTTCGGCGCCGTCGTCTCGATGGAGCCGCTCGAGTACTCCCTCGCGATGCGCACGACGCCCGACGCCGCCGACAAGCTCACCCGCCTGCCCGGCGCCGAGCTCATGGTGCGCTCGGACGGCCAGGCGCTCGCCCTGTTCGTCAACAGGTGGCGCTACACCACCGTCAAGCGAGAGAACCCCGACCTGCTGCTGGAGCCCCTCGTGGGCAGCTCCGTCGCGGGTCAGTGA
- a CDS encoding methyl-accepting chemotaxis protein encodes MRHVSSPVSTDPSLQHRRSFADLPVGVKVLSAIVCALVVAVTVGVNGLRALGGASSSAQSIYRSNMASTRALGHLDRAALQFRVDLANHAISTDDATMEKYLQSLTADEQAVTAALAEYDGSTPAGDPGVVRAFRGAWQGYLTLAKTRMEPAGQRNDMVGWQRLRDSEAVPLLKTMRTSLDALTASEDHAAADAAGSALSGYRSSRTLVLVLLVLGVLLATGAGVLVVRAVTRSLRRVQEVCTALAAGDLTRTAGLRSRDEVGRMGSALDVAVESLRAAVTTIEGSATSLSTASEQMSAVTTQIAASAEESSAQAQSVSAVADQVSTSVATVSAGSEEMHASIAEIGQSAAEAARVASDAVALASATTATVGQLGASSSEIGDVVKVITSIAEQTNLLALNATIEAARAGQAGKGFAVVASEVKDLAQETSRATEDIARRVQAIQADTAGAVTAIEQISDVIARISDFQTTIASAVEEQSATTAEMSRSVTEAATGTSAIASTITGVADAARSTSQGVTESQQATLELARMSGELSALVGRFRLQP; translated from the coding sequence ATGAGGCACGTCAGCAGCCCCGTCAGCACCGACCCCTCCCTGCAGCACCGCCGCTCCTTCGCCGACCTGCCGGTCGGGGTGAAGGTGCTCTCCGCGATCGTCTGCGCGCTCGTCGTCGCGGTCACCGTCGGTGTCAACGGGCTGCGGGCGCTCGGCGGCGCCAGCTCCTCCGCCCAGTCGATCTACCGCAGCAACATGGCGAGCACCCGCGCCCTGGGGCACCTCGACCGCGCGGCCCTGCAGTTCCGCGTGGACCTGGCGAACCACGCCATCAGCACCGACGACGCGACCATGGAGAAGTACCTCCAGTCGCTCACGGCGGACGAGCAGGCGGTCACGGCCGCCCTCGCTGAGTACGACGGCAGCACCCCCGCCGGCGACCCCGGGGTCGTCCGTGCCTTCCGCGGGGCCTGGCAGGGGTACCTCACCCTGGCGAAGACGCGGATGGAGCCGGCCGGCCAGCGCAACGACATGGTGGGGTGGCAGCGGCTGCGTGACTCCGAGGCGGTCCCGCTGCTGAAGACGATGCGCACGAGCCTCGACGCACTGACCGCGAGCGAGGACCACGCCGCCGCGGACGCCGCGGGGAGCGCGCTGTCGGGCTACCGCTCGAGCCGCACGCTCGTGCTGGTGCTGCTCGTGCTCGGCGTGCTCCTCGCGACCGGCGCGGGCGTGCTCGTCGTCCGCGCGGTCACCCGCTCGCTGCGGCGGGTGCAGGAGGTCTGCACCGCGCTGGCCGCGGGCGACCTGACGCGGACGGCGGGGCTGCGCAGCCGTGACGAGGTGGGCCGCATGGGCAGCGCGCTGGACGTCGCCGTCGAGTCGCTGCGTGCCGCGGTGACGACGATCGAGGGGTCGGCGACCTCGCTGTCCACCGCCTCGGAGCAGATGTCGGCCGTCACCACGCAGATCGCGGCCTCCGCGGAGGAGTCCTCGGCGCAGGCGCAGTCGGTGTCCGCGGTGGCCGACCAGGTCTCGACCAGCGTGGCGACCGTCTCGGCCGGCAGCGAGGAGATGCATGCGTCGATCGCCGAGATCGGCCAGAGCGCGGCGGAGGCGGCCCGCGTCGCCTCCGACGCCGTCGCCCTCGCGTCCGCGACCACGGCGACCGTCGGGCAGCTGGGCGCGTCGTCCAGCGAGATTGGGGACGTCGTCAAGGTCATCACCTCGATCGCCGAGCAGACCAACCTGCTGGCGCTCAACGCGACGATCGAGGCGGCGCGCGCCGGCCAGGCCGGCAAGGGGTTCGCGGTCGTGGCCTCCGAGGTGAAGGACCTGGCCCAGGAGACCTCACGGGCCACCGAGGACATCGCCCGCAGGGTGCAGGCGATCCAGGCCGACACCGCCGGGGCCGTGACGGCCATCGAGCAGATCTCCGACGTCATCGCCCGCATCTCCGACTTCCAGACGACGATCGCCTCGGCGGTCGAGGAGCAGTCGGCGACGACGGCCGAGATGAGCCGCAGCGTGACCGAGGCGGCGACCGGCACCTCCGCCATCGCCAGCACCATCACCGGTGTCGCGGACGCGGCGCGCAGCACGAGCCAGGGCGTCACCGAGTCCCAGCAGGCGACGCTCGAGCTGGCCCGGATGTCGGGGGAGCTGTCGGCGCTGGTGGGGCGCTTCCGGCTCCAGCCCTAG